One uncultured Pseudodesulfovibrio sp. genomic window carries:
- a CDS encoding TRAP transporter large permease: MDPITAGILGTLLLLVSIFLFRIPVAFAMGIIGFGGFAYVLNWNAATGMLGTELWNVFSNYGLTVIPLFIFMGQICFYSGVNERLYKSAYAWMGQIRGGIAMTTVLACAGFAAICGSNSATAATMSTVALPEMRKFKYNPILSTGSVAAGATLGVVIPPSVVLIIIGLQTSQSIAQLFVGGMVPGVLLTALFLGTIWYLCQRHPDWGPAGPKTTFSEKLRSLPGSIEMVTLFFLVMGGLFMGFFTPTEAGAAGAALALIIATVSGKMSLEKFRLALNDTLKISSMIMVIMLGAVIFGRFLAITRLPFEAAGWVAGLPIPPVVIIMVICLIYVVGGMVMDALALLLVTIPIFFPVVTAMGYDPIWFGVLITVVTTLGAITPPVGVNLFIVASMAHDVSMTDAFKGVAYFVAAYVICVGLLLMVPQLVTFLPSLM; this comes from the coding sequence ATGGATCCGATCACCGCCGGTATTCTCGGCACCCTCCTGCTCCTGGTCTCCATTTTCCTGTTCCGCATCCCCGTGGCCTTTGCCATGGGCATCATCGGATTCGGCGGCTTCGCCTACGTGCTCAACTGGAACGCGGCCACCGGCATGCTCGGAACCGAGCTGTGGAACGTCTTTTCCAACTACGGGCTGACCGTCATCCCCCTGTTCATCTTCATGGGGCAGATCTGCTTCTATTCTGGCGTGAACGAACGGCTGTACAAGTCGGCCTACGCCTGGATGGGCCAGATACGAGGCGGCATCGCCATGACCACGGTCCTGGCCTGCGCCGGGTTCGCGGCCATCTGCGGGTCCAACTCGGCCACGGCCGCGACCATGTCCACCGTGGCCCTGCCCGAGATGCGCAAGTTCAAGTACAACCCGATCCTGTCCACGGGCTCGGTGGCCGCCGGCGCGACACTGGGCGTGGTCATCCCGCCCTCAGTGGTCCTGATCATCATCGGGTTGCAGACCAGCCAGTCCATCGCCCAACTGTTCGTGGGTGGCATGGTCCCCGGCGTGCTGCTGACCGCCCTGTTCCTGGGCACCATCTGGTATCTTTGCCAGCGCCACCCCGACTGGGGCCCGGCCGGTCCCAAGACCACCTTCAGCGAAAAGCTGCGTTCCCTGCCCGGCTCCATCGAGATGGTCACCCTGTTCTTCCTGGTCATGGGCGGCCTGTTCATGGGCTTCTTCACCCCCACCGAGGCGGGTGCCGCGGGCGCGGCTCTGGCCCTGATCATCGCCACGGTCTCGGGCAAGATGAGCCTGGAAAAATTCCGTCTGGCACTGAACGACACCCTCAAGATCTCCTCCATGATCATGGTCATCATGCTCGGCGCGGTCATCTTCGGCCGTTTCCTGGCCATCACCCGGCTGCCCTTCGAGGCCGCAGGCTGGGTGGCCGGACTGCCCATCCCGCCGGTGGTCATCATCATGGTCATCTGCCTGATCTACGTGGTCGGCGGCATGGTCATGGACGCGCTCGCCCTGCTGCTGGTGACCATCCCCATCTTCTTCCCGGTGGTCACGGCCATGGGCTACGATCCCATCTGGTTCGGCGTGCTCATCACCGTTGTCACCACGCTGGGAGCCATCACCCCGCCCGTGGGCGTCAACCTGTTCATCGTCGCCTCCATGGCCCACGACGTCTCCATGACCGACGCGTTCAAGGGGGTTGCGTACTTCGTGGCCGCCTATGTCATTTGCGTCGGGCTGCTGTTGATGGTTCCCCAGTTGGTGACGTTCCTGCCGAGCCTCATGTAG
- a CDS encoding TRAP transporter small permease — protein MMHFLDRASELTARALAVLAGIFLVSMMLLACANMVLRAVWVPIQGTFELMGFLGAVVAAFSLAFAQRRKAHIAVGILLARFPAWFRRLADAGTNALSCGFFLLAGIETWKWAAFLVQTGEVSETLQIVYHPFVFASAAGCLALAFVLAVDTLKALTQEKVA, from the coding sequence ATGATGCATTTCCTTGACCGGGCCAGCGAGTTGACCGCTCGGGCGCTTGCCGTGCTGGCCGGCATATTTCTCGTTTCCATGATGCTTCTGGCCTGCGCTAACATGGTACTGCGCGCGGTCTGGGTGCCCATTCAGGGTACCTTCGAACTCATGGGCTTTCTGGGTGCGGTCGTGGCCGCCTTTTCCCTGGCGTTTGCCCAGCGGCGCAAGGCACACATCGCGGTGGGCATCCTGCTCGCGCGTTTCCCCGCCTGGTTCCGCAGGTTGGCCGACGCGGGAACCAATGCGTTGTCCTGCGGCTTTTTCCTGCTGGCGGGCATCGAAACATGGAAGTGGGCGGCCTTTCTGGTCCAGACAGGTGAGGTCTCCGAGACCCTGCAGATCGTCTATCATCCCTTCGTGTTCGCCTCGGCCGCCGGGTGCCTGGCCCTGGCCTTTGTCCTGGCGGTGGACACGCTCAAGGCTCTGACCCAGGAGAAGGTGGCATAA
- a CDS encoding TRAP transporter substrate-binding protein — protein sequence MRKTMTALALSLALICLMAASALAGTMVTYANFPPAKTFPCVQMERWKAEVEKRTGGELTVQTFPGSTLLGAKNMLRGVQTGQADIGCISIAYYPGVFPLMSAVNLPVAFTSTEAASMTMWDLFTKYQPEEFKDVKVLTMFTSAPSQIMSKEPVKTLADLKGMELRASGTILRVLSGLGAQGVGMPMSETPEALQKGVVKGLVSSFDVLKDFNFADICRHETITNLPVYPFAVIMNKAKWESLPGDVKDVLNDLGREQAQWTGQYLDTHINDSLNWSKEKYQVEVHKLTPAEHAELKTLGQPLVDDWKAECAKAGIDADAVFKDLLEYQAKYESL from the coding sequence ATGCGAAAAACGATGACCGCGCTGGCCCTGAGCCTGGCCCTGATCTGCCTCATGGCGGCTTCGGCCCTGGCCGGGACCATGGTGACCTATGCCAACTTCCCGCCCGCCAAGACCTTCCCCTGCGTCCAGATGGAGCGATGGAAGGCCGAGGTGGAAAAGCGTACCGGCGGTGAGCTGACAGTCCAGACCTTCCCCGGCTCCACCCTGCTCGGGGCCAAGAACATGCTGCGCGGCGTCCAGACCGGACAGGCCGATATCGGCTGCATCTCCATTGCGTACTATCCCGGCGTGTTCCCGCTGATGTCCGCGGTCAACCTGCCCGTGGCCTTCACCTCCACGGAAGCGGCCAGCATGACCATGTGGGATCTGTTCACCAAATACCAGCCCGAGGAGTTCAAGGACGTGAAGGTCCTGACCATGTTCACCTCGGCCCCCTCCCAGATCATGAGCAAGGAGCCGGTCAAGACCCTGGCCGACCTCAAGGGCATGGAGCTGCGTGCCTCGGGCACCATCCTGCGCGTGCTCAGCGGCCTGGGCGCCCAGGGCGTGGGCATGCCCATGTCTGAGACCCCGGAAGCCCTGCAGAAGGGCGTGGTCAAGGGGCTGGTCTCCTCCTTTGACGTGCTCAAGGACTTCAACTTCGCCGACATCTGTCGCCACGAAACCATCACCAACCTGCCGGTATACCCCTTTGCCGTGATCATGAACAAGGCCAAGTGGGAATCCCTGCCCGGCGACGTGAAGGACGTCCTCAACGACCTCGGTCGTGAACAGGCCCAGTGGACCGGCCAGTACCTGGACACCCACATCAACGATTCCCTGAACTGGTCGAAAGAGAAGTATCAGGTCGAGGTCCACAAGCTGACCCCGGCCGAACACGCCGAGTTGAAGACCCTGGGCCAGCCCCTGGTCGACGACTGGAAGGCCGAATGCGCCAAGGCCGGCATCGACGCCGACGCCGTGTTCAAGGACCTGCTCGAATACCAGGCCAAATACGAATCCCTGTAA
- a CDS encoding VCBS repeat-containing protein, translating to MARRPVINVLIALAATLLLAVPAMAQGAKTYAVLPFVYNGPQKYEYFSKAVQASLENDLEWLGHAEPTTKSLQSVGTPKDKGAALSALRSLNVDYIMYGEIAILGSKAHMRIDAVSADGNSWQKKGEVGIDEMTGWLDSQAKLLQGDVFNRPGYGTVEEKKVAKNTMQTTAPSDSPFITGDGQAFQPTALNPQFRYEGGTETSGRWRSQTLPFYSFGMYVADGDGDGRNEVFILQESAISAYRLKDNKLEHLTTFDLPANVMSVRLEVADLNRDGMPEFIVGAYRFESQGGIRAPRGKPQSCILSFEGGKFKYLVQSVDRFLGVLRLPPAYAPVLVAQKKGQRDLFDRHINEAYLKGNDVEIGQAIPAPPFGTVYNMTYIPDGLGYKCVVITNKHKLVVYSQSFERLYESDESYNSSGVVIEAADKMAGMGGGPTEEHGVTYNIPIRGLTAALTSNKRFELLVNRDLSATAEVFQNYKYYTQGEIHSLVYDQVGLNLAWKTRRIKGQVADVALADLNNDGNQQLCVLVNTFAGYGYGNRKTLILAYTLNAQ from the coding sequence ATGGCAAGAAGACCAGTCATCAACGTCTTGATCGCCCTTGCGGCGACCCTGCTCCTGGCCGTACCGGCCATGGCCCAGGGGGCCAAGACCTATGCGGTCCTCCCGTTTGTTTACAACGGGCCTCAGAAATACGAATACTTTTCCAAGGCCGTCCAGGCCAGCCTGGAGAACGACCTGGAATGGCTCGGCCACGCCGAGCCCACCACCAAAAGCCTGCAATCCGTGGGCACCCCCAAGGACAAGGGCGCGGCCCTGAGCGCCCTGCGCAGCCTGAATGTGGATTACATCATGTATGGCGAGATCGCCATCCTCGGCAGCAAGGCCCACATGCGCATCGACGCGGTCTCGGCCGACGGCAATTCCTGGCAGAAAAAGGGCGAGGTCGGCATCGACGAGATGACCGGCTGGCTCGATTCCCAGGCCAAACTCCTCCAGGGCGACGTGTTCAACCGCCCGGGCTACGGCACGGTTGAGGAGAAAAAGGTCGCCAAGAACACGATGCAGACCACAGCCCCCTCGGACAGCCCGTTCATTACCGGCGACGGCCAGGCGTTCCAGCCCACGGCCCTCAATCCGCAATTCCGCTATGAAGGCGGCACCGAGACCTCCGGACGCTGGAGAAGCCAGACCCTGCCCTTCTATTCCTTTGGCATGTATGTGGCCGACGGCGACGGCGACGGCCGCAACGAAGTCTTCATTCTTCAGGAATCGGCCATCTCGGCCTACCGCTTGAAGGATAACAAGCTTGAGCACCTGACCACCTTCGATCTGCCCGCCAACGTCATGAGCGTTCGTCTCGAGGTCGCGGACCTGAACCGTGACGGCATGCCCGAATTCATTGTCGGCGCCTACCGGTTCGAGAGTCAGGGCGGCATCCGTGCCCCGCGCGGAAAACCGCAATCCTGCATCCTCTCGTTCGAGGGCGGCAAATTCAAATATCTGGTCCAAAGTGTGGACCGCTTCCTCGGCGTGCTGCGGCTTCCGCCGGCGTATGCGCCTGTTCTCGTGGCCCAGAAAAAAGGTCAGCGCGACCTGTTCGACAGGCATATCAACGAAGCATACCTCAAGGGCAATGACGTCGAGATCGGCCAGGCCATTCCGGCACCGCCTTTCGGCACCGTATACAACATGACCTACATCCCCGACGGCCTGGGCTACAAGTGCGTGGTCATCACCAACAAGCACAAGCTGGTCGTCTACAGCCAGTCCTTCGAGCGCCTCTACGAGAGCGACGAGAGCTACAACAGCTCCGGCGTGGTCATCGAGGCTGCGGACAAGATGGCAGGCATGGGTGGCGGTCCCACCGAGGAACATGGCGTCACCTACAATATCCCCATCCGGGGCCTGACCGCTGCGTTGACCTCCAACAAACGCTTCGAGCTGCTGGTCAACCGCGACCTGTCGGCCACTGCGGAAGTCTTCCAGAACTACAAATACTACACCCAGGGTGAGATCCACTCGCTGGTCTATGACCAGGTGGGCCTGAACCTGGCGTGGAAGACCCGGCGCATCAAGGGCCAGGTCGCGGACGTGGCCCTGGCCGACCTGAACAACGACGGCAACCAGCAGTTGTGCGTCCTGGTCAACACCTTTGCAGGTTACGGCTACGGCAACCGCAAGACCTTGATCCTGGCCTACACACTGAACGCCCAATAG
- a CDS encoding RsmB/NOP family class I SAM-dependent RNA methyltransferase — translation MTRFGRTFRLVCDAPATPVVEALLRAQGFDFEPEPFYSFARRIIHEPFPLGESLAARFGLIYIQDRSSMLPPLALNPPAGADVLDMCSAPGSKTSLLSRMVGPQGFVFASEPSADRLGTLRANLRRTGSVNAATAKAMAQDLPFADGVWGHIQLDPPCSGWGTVDKNPKVMEVWSGSKTAPLVSLQKTLLEKAASMLRPGGTVLYSTCTTNIEENEAQVTWVMETLDLELAPLAEPEGFVFEAPHMPGMDGVLRVAEDSDGQGFFLAKFIKRGEESATDEPCAQKKELPGNRLNLAKMVGGDQIDLTRLPPGEVYDFGGKAFFLHQRALDLVPDGLRWQGFPLGKVAGKGDRAKFTPAPLARVLLPEDLSRASCDVLDAEDTEILERLFTGQSVGYKQGKGSVGLYFRGLPVGWMARKGGRLLWSAK, via the coding sequence ATGACCCGATTCGGACGCACGTTCAGGCTGGTTTGCGACGCACCGGCCACGCCCGTGGTGGAAGCGTTGCTTCGCGCGCAGGGGTTCGATTTCGAACCCGAGCCGTTCTACAGCTTTGCCCGCAGGATTATCCATGAGCCTTTTCCTCTTGGTGAAAGTCTGGCCGCCCGGTTCGGCCTGATCTACATCCAGGACCGTTCTTCCATGCTGCCGCCGCTGGCCTTGAACCCGCCTGCCGGGGCCGATGTCCTGGATATGTGTTCCGCGCCGGGCAGCAAGACGAGTTTGCTTTCACGCATGGTAGGGCCGCAAGGTTTCGTGTTCGCGTCCGAGCCCTCGGCAGACCGGCTTGGGACCCTGCGTGCCAATCTGCGGCGCACCGGTTCGGTCAACGCGGCCACGGCCAAGGCCATGGCTCAGGATCTCCCCTTTGCCGACGGCGTGTGGGGCCATATCCAACTGGACCCCCCATGCAGCGGTTGGGGCACGGTAGACAAGAATCCCAAGGTGATGGAAGTCTGGTCAGGATCGAAGACCGCGCCCCTGGTCTCCCTGCAAAAGACGCTCCTGGAAAAGGCTGCGTCCATGCTCCGTCCCGGCGGCACGGTCCTGTACTCCACCTGCACTACCAATATCGAAGAGAACGAGGCGCAGGTTACATGGGTTATGGAGACACTCGACCTAGAGCTTGCGCCGCTTGCCGAGCCTGAGGGGTTTGTTTTCGAGGCCCCGCACATGCCGGGCATGGACGGCGTCCTGCGTGTGGCGGAAGACTCGGACGGACAGGGGTTCTTCCTCGCAAAATTCATCAAGCGCGGCGAAGAGAGTGCAACGGATGAACCGTGTGCGCAAAAAAAGGAGCTGCCCGGCAATCGGCTGAACCTGGCCAAAATGGTCGGCGGCGACCAGATAGATTTGACTCGCCTTCCTCCGGGCGAGGTCTACGATTTTGGCGGCAAGGCCTTCTTTCTCCATCAAAGGGCTCTGGATCTGGTCCCCGACGGGCTGCGCTGGCAGGGGTTTCCCCTGGGCAAGGTGGCGGGCAAGGGTGACCGGGCCAAGTTCACCCCCGCGCCTCTGGCCCGGGTGCTGCTCCCGGAAGACCTGTCCCGGGCCTCCTGCGACGTGCTCGACGCGGAAGATACGGAAATCCTGGAGCGGCTGTTCACCGGCCAAAGCGTGGGCTACAAGCAGGGCAAGGGCAGCGTCGGGCTGTATTTCAGAGGGCTGCCTGTCGGCTGGATGGCCCGCAAGGGTGGGCGGTTGCTGTGGTCGGCAAAATAG
- a CDS encoding methyl-accepting chemotaxis protein: MRKVLMLNNVSVKLKTIIPALAGPVIIALVLGVQQVKTIHDKSQETLLVQSKAIVLMAEAARKEMSNKIDSGIIRPFDQIPDDEVINAVPVITAIRMANMNAEKAGYDFRVPKESPRNPANTPTKLESRVLAEMKASNKDEVTIIDDNHIRYFKAIRLTEECLYCHGDPAGTKDVTGGTKEGWKTGEIHGAFEIISSLAASKADSRNAAITFSVWTISVLAILAFIVTWVLRSSVLRPLQEIISLTSAMSEGRFKGGIKKTAGDEIGKVGNSLNSMIASLGGVIKTVTGAAGNVRIGSHELAAAADNVATGAARQASSVEELSASMEAMTQHIIKTADNSAKTKEIAAKNAAHAEHSGKSLVEGLSVLKEIADKIQVIEEIARQTNLLALNAAIEAARAGEHGKGFAVVASEVRKLAEKSGLAAQEIIRISEASVEVANNAGEQLSEMIPEIQRTAELIEEIAAASATQDESARQINQAIMELGNVIHQNASAAEEISGTAQELANKSSELTEATDFFDVDGEPVFSVAQLCEHNSEDS, from the coding sequence ATGCGGAAGGTCCTTATGCTCAACAACGTCAGCGTGAAACTGAAGACAATCATCCCAGCACTCGCTGGCCCGGTGATCATTGCCCTGGTCCTCGGGGTACAGCAGGTAAAAACCATACACGACAAAAGCCAGGAGACGCTTCTCGTACAGAGCAAGGCTATCGTCCTGATGGCCGAAGCCGCACGCAAGGAAATGAGCAACAAGATAGACTCGGGCATTATCAGACCATTCGACCAGATCCCGGATGACGAGGTGATAAACGCGGTTCCCGTTATCACCGCCATCAGGATGGCGAACATGAACGCTGAAAAGGCCGGCTACGACTTTCGGGTTCCCAAGGAGTCGCCGCGCAACCCCGCCAACACGCCAACGAAGTTGGAATCACGGGTACTGGCCGAGATGAAGGCGTCCAACAAGGATGAAGTCACCATCATCGACGACAATCATATCCGCTACTTCAAGGCGATACGCCTTACCGAGGAATGTCTGTACTGCCATGGAGACCCCGCAGGCACAAAAGATGTGACCGGGGGCACGAAAGAAGGCTGGAAGACAGGCGAAATACACGGCGCCTTCGAGATCATCAGTTCACTTGCAGCCTCAAAGGCGGATTCGCGGAATGCTGCGATCACTTTTTCCGTATGGACCATTTCGGTCCTGGCCATACTGGCATTTATCGTCACCTGGGTGCTGCGCTCATCCGTGCTTCGTCCCCTGCAGGAAATCATTTCCCTGACCAGTGCCATGTCCGAAGGACGTTTCAAGGGTGGGATCAAGAAAACTGCCGGTGACGAGATAGGCAAGGTCGGCAATTCTCTCAATTCGATGATAGCCAGCCTGGGCGGCGTGATCAAAACCGTCACCGGAGCTGCAGGCAACGTCAGGATAGGAAGTCATGAGCTGGCCGCGGCGGCCGACAACGTGGCTACGGGCGCGGCGCGGCAGGCTTCCAGCGTGGAGGAACTTTCCGCCAGCATGGAGGCAATGACGCAGCACATCATCAAGACCGCCGACAACTCGGCCAAGACCAAGGAAATAGCGGCCAAAAACGCCGCCCACGCCGAGCACAGCGGAAAGAGTCTCGTGGAAGGGCTCAGCGTGCTCAAGGAAATAGCGGACAAGATCCAGGTTATCGAAGAGATAGCACGCCAGACGAACCTCCTGGCCCTGAATGCGGCCATCGAGGCGGCTCGGGCCGGAGAGCACGGCAAGGGATTCGCCGTAGTGGCTTCCGAAGTTCGTAAATTAGCCGAAAAAAGTGGCCTGGCGGCGCAGGAGATAATCCGGATATCCGAGGCGAGTGTGGAGGTGGCCAATAATGCCGGGGAGCAGCTTTCCGAAATGATCCCGGAAATACAGCGCACGGCGGAGCTTATTGAGGAGATTGCCGCAGCCAGTGCCACCCAGGATGAAAGCGCCAGGCAAATCAATCAGGCCATCATGGAACTCGGCAACGTGATCCACCAAAACGCCTCCGCCGCCGAGGAGATATCAGGCACGGCCCAGGAACTCGCCAACAAGTCCAGTGAACTGACGGAAGCAACCGATTTCTTCGACGTGGACGGCGAGCCGGTTTTCTCCGTTGCCCAACTGTGCGAACACAACAGCGAAGACTCCTGA
- a CDS encoding site-specific integrase, translated as MPYKLKKNGKSVWMAQVKIHGKKYRKHFIRKEDAKKWEVEQKELVKIPPETTTPTTSFLKWATLYLDHSVKYSTKTYSEKRTAFKRFLKAVNPTAEVSTYSKMDALKYLQRIYEDRTGYAANKERKNLAAAWNFGIKFIEGFPALNPFLSVPRFPEVRQQRYVPPQKDFWKVHSIAEGQDKVLLLTFLHTAARRGELYRLQWRDVDFGGKRIRLGTKKRQDGSMEYEWLPMTDELFNILLAHKQEAVNEWVFTQPSGRRQGKPYVDNRGFPQKLCEKAGVPSFGCHAIRHLTASILANNNVPMIAIQQILRHKKLATTERYVRGMEPIRPHLKILEGGLNTGPTSGPTNQIDERTKKKDLKLIA; from the coding sequence ATGCCTTACAAGCTGAAAAAGAACGGGAAATCCGTTTGGATGGCTCAAGTCAAAATCCACGGCAAGAAGTATCGAAAGCACTTTATAAGGAAGGAAGACGCCAAGAAATGGGAAGTCGAACAAAAAGAACTGGTCAAAATACCGCCAGAAACAACGACCCCCACGACCTCCTTTCTTAAGTGGGCAACCCTTTATCTGGACCATTCGGTTAAATACAGCACGAAGACCTACAGTGAAAAAAGAACCGCTTTCAAGCGTTTTCTCAAAGCTGTGAATCCTACGGCTGAGGTTTCAACCTACAGCAAAATGGATGCCCTCAAGTACCTGCAAAGAATCTACGAAGACCGAACTGGATACGCTGCGAATAAGGAAAGAAAAAACCTGGCTGCGGCTTGGAACTTTGGAATTAAATTCATTGAAGGCTTCCCAGCCTTGAATCCATTTCTTTCTGTTCCGCGTTTTCCTGAAGTGAGACAGCAGAGATATGTTCCACCTCAAAAGGACTTCTGGAAAGTACACTCGATTGCTGAAGGTCAGGACAAAGTCCTTCTTCTCACCTTTCTGCATACGGCAGCAAGGCGTGGAGAGCTCTACCGACTTCAATGGAGGGATGTGGACTTTGGCGGCAAGCGTATTCGACTTGGGACCAAGAAAAGACAGGACGGATCTATGGAATATGAATGGCTCCCCATGACGGATGAGCTTTTCAATATTCTACTTGCTCATAAGCAAGAGGCCGTCAACGAATGGGTCTTCACACAGCCCTCAGGGCGTCGTCAGGGCAAGCCTTATGTAGACAACAGGGGATTCCCCCAGAAGCTCTGCGAAAAGGCAGGAGTGCCCTCTTTTGGGTGCCACGCCATTCGACATCTTACGGCGTCCATTCTGGCGAATAACAATGTACCCATGATAGCCATCCAGCAGATACTCCGACACAAGAAACTTGCGACGACCGAAAGGTATGTCCGAGGTATGGAACCGATCCGGCCCCACCTGAAAATATTGGAAGGTGGCTTGAACACTGGGCCCACTAGCGGGCCCACCAACCAAATCGACGAGAGGACAAAGAAAAAGGACCTCAAGCTAATTGCTTGA